Within the Borrelia miyamotoi genome, the region GCTCATAAGGCTCGCCAAGCAACTCACTCTTAACAGCATTTAAAATTTCATTAAAGTTATGAGGAAGAATTTTAGCAGCCATTCCAACAGCAATTCCTTCACTTCCCTGAATAAGTATCACAGGAATTTTAGCAGGAAAAATTAAAGGTTCATCATTTCTACCATCATAAGAAGGTTCATAAGAGGTTATTTCTTTGCTATAAAGAACTTCAAATGCTAGCGGAGTTAATCGACATTCAATGTAACGTGAAGCAGAAGCAGGGTCACCTGTCAAAAGATTACCAAAATTTCCTTGCTTCTCAATAAATAAATCTTTATTTGCTATATTAACAAGCGCTTCATAAATTGAAGTATCCCCATGAGGATGATATTTCATTGTATTGCCAACAACATTTGCAACTTTATGAAAGTTACCATCATTCATCTCAAAAAGTGAATGTATAATTCGTCTCTGTACAGGCTTAAATCCATCAATAACACTGGCAATCGCACGATCTTTAATAACATAAGATGAATACTGTAAAAAATTATCCTTAAGTAATGTTTTAATATCCATTAAATCAAATTCTCCATAATAAAGTTTCGCCTATCAGGAGTATTAGGCCCCATATAAAACCCTAATTTTTCTTTTATTTCCTTGATATTAATAAGATCTACTTTTGTAAGCTTAATGCTAGAAACATCAATAAAACTCCTAAATTCACTTGGAGAAATTTCCCCAAGTCCTTTAAATCTTGTAACTTCAGGATTCTTAAGTTCAAGAATAGCTTTCTGTTTCTCTTCTTCAGTATAACAATAAATAGTAGAAATTTTATTTCTAACCCTAAAAAGTGGTGTTTCTAAAATATAGATATGTCCATTCAAAACCAAATCTTCAAAATAAGTCAAAAAAAACGTTAAAAGCAAATTTCTAATATGAAAACCATCAAAATCTGCATCTGTTGCAATTATAATCTTATTATATCTCAAATTTTCGATTGACTCCTCAATGCCAAGAGCCACCATCATATTGTAAAGTTCTTCATTTTTATATATCTCAGACTTATTCTTTTCAAACATGTTTTGAGGCTTACCACGAAGAGAAAATATAGCCTGTGTATATACATCTCTGCAAGATACCATTGAACCTGTTGCAGAATCTCCTTCTGTTAAGAAAATCATAGTCGAATTAGATTGCATACTCTTTTCATTAAAGTGAAACTTACAATCCTTAAGCTTAGGAATTTTAAAAGATATTTTCCTTGCTCTCTCTTTCGCCTCTTTTCGCACACTACTTAATTCTTTTCTAAGACGTTCATTCTCAACAACTTTGTTTTCAATTATCTTTGCAAGTGCCTTATCCTTATAAAGAATCTCTAAAATTATTCTTTGCACTTCTTTAGCAATATCACTTCTAATTTCAATATTACCAAGCTTATTCTTCGTCTGACTTTCAAACATTGGGTCTTTTATTTTCACTGAAAGAGTAGCAACAAGCCCTTCCCTAACATCAGTAGATGAGTATGTTTTTTTTAAAAAATCATTGATGGCCCTAGCAAAACCTTCTCTAAACCCTGTCTGATGGGTACCTCCATCACTAGTATACTGTCCATTCACAAATGAAAAATATGTCTCACCATAATTGTTTGTATGAGAAAAGGCAAATTCCAAAGTCCTACTAGAATAATAAACAAAATCATAAAGTAAATCCTCACACTTAATCTCAGCATTCATAAAATCTAGAAGCCCATTATTAGACTGAAAAATTTCATCATTATACTTGATTTTTAAACCTTTATTCAAACAAGCATAATGAAAAAATCTTCTCCTCAAAAAATCTTCACTGTATTTATATTTGCCAAAAATCTCCGTATCAGCTAAAAATTCAATATAAGTACCATCCTGCTCATCAGATTTACCCTCTGCCGTCTCAATTAAATTTCCTTTTGAAAAAATCGCCTCAAAAAACTTACCTCCTCTCATCGACCGTACTAAAAATTTTGAGCTTAAAGCATTAACAGCTTTAGTTCCAACTCCATTAAGTCCTACAGAAAACTGAAAAACATTATCATTATACTTAGCACCAGTATTAATAACAGAAACACTCTCCACAACTTTGCCAAGAGGAATCCCACGACCATAATCTCTTACACCAATGACATTATCTTCTTTTTTTATCAAGATCTCTTTACCATAACCCATAATAAATTCATCAATTGAATTATCGATAATCTCTTTTACTAAAATGTAAATACCATCATCAATATTAGAACCATCTCCCAATCTCCCAATATACATTCCAGATCGCAATCTAATATGTTCAAGAGAAGATAAGGTAATAATTTTACTCTCATCATAATTATTTGTTTTCATTCAAATTCCTATCAACATTATATTGAACTTTCATCTCTTCCAATTTTTTAACTATCCTATCTCTAACAATAACATGAAGATTCTCCTTTTCTTCATTTGTCAAACTAAAAATATCTATTGGAGAATGAATATGCACATATATGGATAATCCTGAATTCAATATCAAATTTTTAATAAAAAACTTATGTGTATTAAGCAAAGTAACAGGAATAATTGGAGAATTTGTCCTTAAAGCTAGATTAACAGAACCTCTTTTAAAATCTCTTGTTTTACCACCTCGATTTCTAGTCCCTTCAGGAAAAATTCCAATAGCCCACCCTTTCTTAATAACCTTAATTGCTCTCTTTTGAGCAATAGCAGAAGATTTTATACTATTCCTATTTACAAAAATAACTCCCATAGAAATTAACAGAAAATTAACTAAAGGAATTCTTAAAAGTGATGATTTAACAACTATTATAAAGGGTTTCATAAAAACACATATTAAAAAAAGCAGATCCATTGAAGCAATATGATTTGCCATAATGACTACACTACCCTCATAAAAAGAAAAATCATCATCCTTTGTAACAATAACTTTAATTCCAACAAACCACAAACCTATCCTAATAGCAAATCTAATTAATATAAAAACAAATTTTATAAAATAATTCTCAAATTTGAAAATCTTAAAAATTAAAAATACCGGAAATAAAATAGTCAAAGTAAAAATTACTAACAAAAAAATAATATAAGTAAAAATGCTTCTCAATATTTTCATAAAATTTATCCTAATTTTTCTATCCTTTCAAGTTTCAATTTTTGCCCCTTCACCAAACTTACCTCATCTTTTAAAATTTTAATAGGATTAAGTATAATGGTAGAAAACTTTTGCTTTTGAAGTATTCTCTCGCTATGCTCAATAATAAATACTTTGCTTATCGTATTTTCATCCATACTTATTTCATATTCAAGAATTAAATTATTATTTAAATTAAAGACGTTAAAAATCCCATAATAAATATTATCTTCAACAATATAAGTAAGATTAGGATAAGAAAAATCATAAATAATATCTTTATATACATAATTACCATTTGGAATAAAAAAAGATCTCTTCTCATCCTTAACTAAAATAGAGTCATCAAATCTTTTAAAAATACCTGAAAATCCATGCTTATCATAAGCATCTGTTCCAGTATCAACTTTTATCTCAATATTATCAATATCAATGATTTTAATCCAAAAATTATATACTATTAAATCTGAAAAAATAGACTTGGTACTAATATTAAGAGTATTATAGGCAGGCTTTGAGATATAATCAATATGTGCAATTTCCTGAGAATTGCTCTTAAAAATACTAATCTCATTAAGAGCCCTATTAAATGATAAAAATAAAACATTCTCAAAATTTAATCTTCCTAAACTTCGCTGGACATCACTATCATACCAAATACCATATAAAAATTTATAAACTTCATCTTTGGGCAAATTCTTTAAAGTTTTATATATATTATTATCTATCCGACCGACCTTTTCACTAGCAGATAAAGGATAATACTTCCCTTGGGATTGAGAGTACTCATACTTTTCTATCTTACTCACTATCACATCCTCACCTTGCCTCTCATATCTCTCTAAAGAAATAGAGTAACTCTCCCTTGACTTCTTATCATCATAAGCTGAAGACCTATCATACTTATTTATAATAATACTTCCATTCACTTTATCAAAAAAAATAGGCCTATAAGATGCAACATCATTTGCAACTGATCTTTGAAAGACATATAAAACAGAATCTTCATTCAAAAAGCCTTGAACTACTATATCCAAGTAATAATCACCAGTAATATCTTCAAGATACATATTGTAAGAATTTTTAGAATCAATATCTACCTGTGTTTTAAAAAGAACAACTGCCTCATGGCTTTTTGGATCAAATCCAATAATAAACAAATAAGTCTTAAAATCTGAAAAATTCTGTGCTAAAACCACTTGCTCAAAATAAACATCTAAATTTAAATTTTCCTGATGAACTGAAAGAATCTTATAGCCCTTAAGATCAATAAGAGATCCAAAAACATCTTCTCCACTATTTTCACTTATATCTACATCAGAATAACTCACTTCGCTAAGTTTTTTCATCTCTTTGTTAAAAACAATAAAATCCTTATTTTCTTTGACACAAGAAAACAAAATAAAAAAAAGAAATAAAATCAATTTTGTAAAACACATACTAAATGATTTTCATTTATTATTTATCTCAACCCAATAATAGTATAAGTGACCTGAACATACTAATTACTCATTTTTCAAGCTAAAATCCCGTAAAGAAAAGAATGCTTCATAAAAATTATCCTTAAAATCATTTTTATTCAAAACATAATCTAATACCAACTTATTATTTGCCTGATAAAGATTATCAAAAACACGATCTTCTTTAATTAAATTATCAGAATTAGTAGAATAATTTTCAGCTGAACGCAAAGAAAACAAATAAACTCTGCGATCTGCCAAAAAGGGATTAGACCACTGACCTTCTTGCAAATTAAAAATGATATCATAAAAATCCTTACTATTGCTAAAAACTGACAGCTCTTTTAAAGTACTAGGATAAATATTCATATTATATGCAAGATTAACAATATCCTCTTTTAATGCCAACTTATAATTTTTAAGAACTTGTTGCAGTTCCCCAGAATTAATTTCAGAACGAATAATATTAAGCTTACTCTCAAGAAAAGTCTCAATAAGACTTGGTTCATAAGTTTCTATATAATTTCTAACAGAACTAATATCATGCTCTGAATCTTTATTAAAATCATAAACATCGCTTAATGCTTTGTATATCTCATATTCACTTCTATTCTTAGATTTAATAGGATTAGTAAATTCATTCATCTTCAAAGAGAAGATTGCACCAAGATCCTCCTTTTTCTCAAGCATAAGATCCAAATCAAAATAATATTTCTTAAAAGAAGCAATACCTTTAAAATTAGTCATGTCTTCAGAATAAAATTTAGCAACCTCTTCAAAAGGCATGCCCTTAGACAATTTTTCATAAGCATCACCAGCATCTTTTAAATTTTTAAAACGAACAGATGCAATATCTATGCTCTTAAATAAAGTTGGATTTTTATCAACATAAGAGATTATCTCATCTCTTGGAAAATCCTGATATGAGAGCACAATATATACAACATTCTTTCTAACTTCACTCATAGTCTTAATAGCATTAAGAAGAGAATTTGACAATATAAAGCTACTGCTTAGCAAAACCTGAATGTTAGAAGATAGTAATTTTTCTACTGCTTCACTATGAGTTTTAAACCTCTGATAATCAGAAACTTTTTTATATCTCTTGGGACTAAAACTACCATTAGAATCTAAGTACACAGGAGAATTAATTAAATTTTTATTCAAGATGCTTTTTGAAATGTAAAAACCATTATCCTTTGCTAAATCAAGAAAGGCAATATCTTCAATATATTTCTTAAAAGCCAAGTTCCAAATAAAATATTCCATATCAACAAAATTGTTATCTTTTTTTAAATTAGAATAAACATTTGAGTAATAATTAACATATTGAGCAAACATATTGTCTTTTTCATAATAAATTGGTTGTCCCTTATAAGATCCAAACTTTAACTTAGATGAATTAGTAGTATCAAATAAACCTGGCATTAAGGGCGCAATAATAAATCCAAATACAATCAATATAAGTGCTAAAAGTCCCCACTTGCCAACCCTTCTATCATTAAAATCAATTTTAGATAAAACTTCTTTTGTGCGCTTTACTCTCTTATGCATAAAAACAACCTTCAATAACTTAAGTAATATAACATTTTAGATATTAAAATAACATAATTAAAATATTATTTCAATTAAAGCATTTATATCAAAAAGCATTTTTGATATTATAAATGAATATGTATAAAATATTTTTGGGTTAAGCCCCTTATTAACGTAGAAGATAATGCATATGAATAATGAGTTTAATATCAAAATAAATCAAGAAGAGCTTAATAGGTTAATCAGAATAATCTATAATAATTTCGGCATTAACCTTAACGAGAAAAAAAAATTGTTAATCGAAAGTCGATTATCATCAATAATCAAAGCAAAAAATTTTAGCAACTTTACAGAATATATCCATTACTTAGAAAATCATAAAAATCAAATGTCTTTAATAGAATTAGTTGACAAAATTTCAACAAATCATACTTATTTTTTTAGAGAACCTAATCATTTTGAATTTCTTGAAAAAGAAATATTACCAAAAATACTTAATCAAATATCTCAATCAGGAGAAGAAGAAATTCGAATATGGTCATCTGGATGTTCAAGCGGAGAAGAACCATATACAATCGCAATGATATTAAATGAATACATAAGCAACAACAAAATTCAATGTAAAGCAAAAATCTTAGCAACAGATATTTCAGTTACTGTTCTTAATGAAGCTAATCAAGGAATTTATCCACAAGATCGTGTAAAAACACTTCCAAAGTATTTAAAAACCAAATATTTAAACAAATTTACAAATGACAAATTTGAAGTCAAAGACATACTAAAAAAAATGATCCAATTTAAAAAATTAAATCTAATGAATGAAGTTTTCCCATTTAAGAAAAAATTTGATTTAATCTTCTGCAGAAATGTAATGATTTATTTTGACGAAAAAACTAGAAATAAACTTGCTGAAAAATTCAGTCAACATTTAAAAGATGGTTCTTATTTGTTGATCGGTCATTCAGAAACAATTAGAAGTAATAAAAATTTAGAGTATATTATGCCAGCAACATATAAAAAATCAATCAGATAAAGCAATTTATAGTTATTGATTTTAAAATACCTTTTTTAAAATCAATAAAATTTTTTTATATAAACAACAACATTACAACTTCTAATAATTACTCTTTACTTAAGTTATAACTCAATAAATTTCTCTTTAAGTCAGATTTACTTTCTCACCTACTTTAACAAAATAAAGTAACTCACCTATCGTTGCAACATGGTCTCCGACTCTTTCTAAAAAACTATTTAAAAATAGGATATTTAAAAGATAATCTAAATTCTCTGGGTTATCTTTCATAGCATTAATTACAACCGTTTTTTGCTTTGAAAACAATTTATCAATAACATTATCATACTTTACTATTTTAAGTATTTTAATAAAATCTCCATCAAAGTAAGCATCAAAAATATTTGAAAGCATATCTTTTGCTGTATCTGCCATCTCCCTTAAAGGTTTCTGATAAATGTCAACCGAAGAAAAATCTCCTACATTAGACTCTAAAAGAAGCACAACTTTGACAATTTTAGTAGAATGATCAGCAATACGTTCAAGAGAGCTAATTATTTTAATAATAGCCAAAATTTCTCTAAGTTCAGTAGCAACAGGATGTTCAGTAGCAATTATTCTCCCACATAAATCTTCAATATCATATTGATAATCATCTATCATCTTTTCATCCTCATTAATAATCTTTTTAGCCAAATTTTTATCTCTAGATTCTAAAGCTATTAACGAGTTTTCTATTATTTTAAGCACACACTCTTTCATATCCCAAAGATAATCTTTGATTACTTCAAGTTGTTTAGTAAGTCTACGCCTAATCATACCAAATTCTCCTAAAAAAACCGTTTTAAAAATAAATATCTCAATTTAGAGAGCTCATAATAATTGCTAAAAGGATAGCCATCAACAACTCTCTTATAATAACTAAGAGACTCTACAAAATTCTTATACTTGCTCTCAGTTTCATACAGCTTGCCTAATAAATAATTATACCTATCTGGAAACTTTGAATTCATATACTTTGGGTAGTATAGCAAACTTAAATTCAAAAAAAAATCATACTCACCATTCATTAACAAAAACTCAAGAATATCAAGATAAATATCTTCACTAAAATCAATATTATTTTCTACCAAAAACCTAACATCTCTTAATACATTTTCTACTTTATTTAATTTAATTCCAAGCTCAATAAGATTTAAAAAAATTTCATTAAAGCATCTATCTCTCAAACTCAAGTAACTCAAATAAGAATTTAAATAATCCTTATCCTTATAATAAAGCTTGGCTTTTAATAAAGTATAATCATTATCATCAAAATCATAACTATTAAGTAACTCAATTGCTCCCTTGTGGTCATTAATATAAGATAAATTTAAAGCCCTTCTCATAATATCTTTTGAACTTAAACTACCATTATTAAGATTAATACTCTTGTTTAAATCCAAATTATCTCCAGGATTCATTTTATCTAACTTAGATACTTCTTCTTGCTTAGTAATCTTCAACACTACATTTTTAGTAAATTCCCTAGCATCTTTTACATTTTGATATTTAAAAGTCAACACAATATTTCCAGCATTCCTTGAAGTTTGAAAAGTAAACATAGCTCTCCCATCTTGATAAGATTCTGATAAAAGTCTAATAAATGAATTGTTCTTAGCGTTTTCAACATAAATCCAAGCTTCATCTTTAAAAAAAAAATTAAATTTTGAATCAGTATTTAACGAAAACTCGTGCTTATCACTGCTAAAATCAAGTTCATAAGTACTGTATTGATTTTTAAAAGATAAAGAAAATAATGCATTAACAATAAAAAGTAAAAAACTAAAATAAATAAAAAATTTTTTACTCACTTATAATTTTCCAAAATTTTATCAATTAATGACTCATTTTCCTTTTCTAAATTAATATTAAACAAATTTTCTGACTTTATCCAAAGCCCCTTAAGAAGTCCTTCATTAACTGACTGATAATGCATCAAACTATTTCCTAATTTACCATCAGTAAGATTAGGCTTGGGGAAAAAAAAATCATCCATATTTAGACTAGAATTCAAATCGAAATAAAAATCTTCTATATTAAGTAATTTCAATTTTTGATTTAAATCTTCTGTTGTAGTGCTACGAGTCTCTTCAAGCATTCTATATGAATAAAAATAGGTCAAAAAGGAAATAATAATCAATAAAAATACTGAAATTAAAAAATAGCTTTGCAAATAAAATTTTTTCTCTCCCATAATAGCTTCCTTAATATGCCTAACAAATTATATATCAAATACCACACTTTCGCCACTCTCACTAGTAATACCGATTAAATTCTTACTCCCTTGAGCAACATACATATTATGAGTTATTACCAACAATTGAACTCTCTGCCCAAGTTCGTTCAAAAGTGCAGAAAGCCTATTGCTATTTTCAAAATCAAGAGAAGCATCTATCTCATCAAGTACACAAAATGAAGCAGGAGAATAATAATACAAAGCAAACAAAAATGCTATACTAATCAAAGAATGTTCTCCTCCGGAAAGCATTTTATTCCCCTTAGTTAACTTATCCTTAAAATCTATCTTGATCTCTACCTCTCCTGAATTTTTACTGTAAAAAAGACTCCCATTACCTTTAAACATTCGATTAAAAAAATAAATAAAATGATTATTAATCGCAACAAATGCATCATTAAATCTTTTATCAATTTCTCCTTTTATTTTTTTCCTCAATTTATTTAAAGATTCTTTGGTTAAATTTAAATCATCTATCTGCAAATCTATTCTTTCGACCTTTTCTTTTATCTCATTGTATTCTTTCTCAATATTAAAGAAAATATAATTATTATGTTCAATCATATTAATTTCCTTTTGTAAAGAATCTATTTTTGCAATATCCTCTACAAGTTCAAACTTTACCAAATGTTTATTATCAAGATCAAAATTTTTCATATCACCTTCAATATCTAAGCTAGCATTAAATAAAATATCATATTCCGCCTGTTTTTTCATATATTCATAATAAGACGAATTCCTAAAGGCATCTAGTAAATTTAAAGAATGAATCTCACTATTAACAACCAATTCACTACCCTTAGCTTCACTTAAAAATTTATCTAAATTAATATTAATATCACTTCTCTCCATACTCAACTCGTCTAGTTTTAAGCCCAAACTATTAAGTCTTTCCTTAAGCTCATCTCTAGTCTCAAATAAAAATTTCAAATTACTATCTATCAGATTAATTTCATCTTCATTCTT harbors:
- a CDS encoding CheR family methyltransferase, with amino-acid sequence MHMNNEFNIKINQEELNRLIRIIYNNFGINLNEKKKLLIESRLSSIIKAKNFSNFTEYIHYLENHKNQMSLIELVDKISTNHTYFFREPNHFEFLEKEILPKILNQISQSGEEEIRIWSSGCSSGEEPYTIAMILNEYISNNKIQCKAKILATDISVTVLNEANQGIYPQDRVKTLPKYLKTKYLNKFTNDKFEVKDILKKMIQFKKLNLMNEVFPFKKKFDLIFCRNVMIYFDEKTRNKLAEKFSQHLKDGSYLLIGHSETIRSNKNLEYIMPATYKKSIR
- a CDS encoding lysophospholipid acyltransferase family protein; the encoded protein is MKILRSIFTYIIFLLVIFTLTILFPVFLIFKIFKFENYFIKFVFILIRFAIRIGLWFVGIKVIVTKDDDFSFYEGSVVIMANHIASMDLLFLICVFMKPFIIVVKSSLLRIPLVNFLLISMGVIFVNRNSIKSSAIAQKRAIKVIKKGWAIGIFPEGTRNRGGKTRDFKRGSVNLALRTNSPIIPVTLLNTHKFFIKNLILNSGLSIYVHIHSPIDIFSLTNEEKENLHVIVRDRIVKKLEEMKVQYNVDRNLNENK
- a CDS encoding DNA topoisomerase IV subunit B → MKTNNYDESKIITLSSLEHIRLRSGMYIGRLGDGSNIDDGIYILVKEIIDNSIDEFIMGYGKEILIKKEDNVIGVRDYGRGIPLGKVVESVSVINTGAKYNDNVFQFSVGLNGVGTKAVNALSSKFLVRSMRGGKFFEAIFSKGNLIETAEGKSDEQDGTYIEFLADTEIFGKYKYSEDFLRRRFFHYACLNKGLKIKYNDEIFQSNNGLLDFMNAEIKCEDLLYDFVYYSSRTLEFAFSHTNNYGETYFSFVNGQYTSDGGTHQTGFREGFARAINDFLKKTYSSTDVREGLVATLSVKIKDPMFESQTKNKLGNIEIRSDIAKEVQRIILEILYKDKALAKIIENKVVENERLRKELSSVRKEAKERARKISFKIPKLKDCKFHFNEKSMQSNSTMIFLTEGDSATGSMVSCRDVYTQAIFSLRGKPQNMFEKNKSEIYKNEELYNMMVALGIEESIENLRYNKIIIATDADFDGFHIRNLLLTFFLTYFEDLVLNGHIYILETPLFRVRNKISTIYCYTEEEKQKAILELKNPEVTRFKGLGEISPSEFRSFIDVSSIKLTKVDLINIKEIKEKLGFYMGPNTPDRRNFIMENLI
- a CDS encoding pallilysin-related adhesin — encoded protein: MCFTKLILFLFFILFSCVKENKDFIVFNKEMKKLSEVSYSDVDISENSGEDVFGSLIDLKGYKILSVHQENLNLDVYFEQVVLAQNFSDFKTYLFIIGFDPKSHEAVVLFKTQVDIDSKNSYNMYLEDITGDYYLDIVVQGFLNEDSVLYVFQRSVANDVASYRPIFFDKVNGSIIINKYDRSSAYDDKKSRESYSISLERYERQGEDVIVSKIEKYEYSQSQGKYYPLSASEKVGRIDNNIYKTLKNLPKDEVYKFLYGIWYDSDVQRSLGRLNFENVLFLSFNRALNEISIFKSNSQEIAHIDYISKPAYNTLNISTKSIFSDLIVYNFWIKIIDIDNIEIKVDTGTDAYDKHGFSGIFKRFDDSILVKDEKRSFFIPNGNYVYKDIIYDFSYPNLTYIVEDNIYYGIFNVFNLNNNLILEYEISMDENTISKVFIIEHSERILQKQKFSTIILNPIKILKDEVSLVKGQKLKLERIEKLG
- the phoU gene encoding phosphate signaling complex protein PhoU, whose translation is MIRRRLTKQLEVIKDYLWDMKECVLKIIENSLIALESRDKNLAKKIINEDEKMIDDYQYDIEDLCGRIIATEHPVATELREILAIIKIISSLERIADHSTKIVKVVLLLESNVGDFSSVDIYQKPLREMADTAKDMLSNIFDAYFDGDFIKILKIVKYDNVIDKLFSKQKTVVINAMKDNPENLDYLLNILFLNSFLERVGDHVATIGELLYFVKVGEKVNLT
- a CDS encoding peptidylprolyl isomerase, with product MHKRVKRTKEVLSKIDFNDRRVGKWGLLALILIVFGFIIAPLMPGLFDTTNSSKLKFGSYKGQPIYYEKDNMFAQYVNYYSNVYSNLKKDNNFVDMEYFIWNLAFKKYIEDIAFLDLAKDNGFYISKSILNKNLINSPVYLDSNGSFSPKRYKKVSDYQRFKTHSEAVEKLLSSNIQVLLSSSFILSNSLLNAIKTMSEVRKNVVYIVLSYQDFPRDEIISYVDKNPTLFKSIDIASVRFKNLKDAGDAYEKLSKGMPFEEVAKFYSEDMTNFKGIASFKKYYFDLDLMLEKKEDLGAIFSLKMNEFTNPIKSKNRSEYEIYKALSDVYDFNKDSEHDISSVRNYIETYEPSLIETFLESKLNIIRSEINSGELQQVLKNYKLALKEDIVNLAYNMNIYPSTLKELSVFSNSKDFYDIIFNLQEGQWSNPFLADRRVYLFSLRSAENYSTNSDNLIKEDRVFDNLYQANNKLVLDYVLNKNDFKDNFYEAFFSLRDFSLKNE